A window from Dioscorea cayenensis subsp. rotundata cultivar TDr96_F1 chromosome 10, TDr96_F1_v2_PseudoChromosome.rev07_lg8_w22 25.fasta, whole genome shotgun sequence encodes these proteins:
- the LOC120270097 gene encoding endochitinase EP3-like, giving the protein MAPSIQTFMQALLILMAGALLIVTAQNCGCASNLCCSQYGFCGTGEAYCGYKCQRGPCYTPTGNVGDIVTDSFFNGIAQCKQFYTRSAFLQAAAKYPYFGRSGTIDDKKREIAAYFAHVTQETGHMCLIEENNGASKDYCDRTKTQYPCNPNKKYYGRGPLQLTWNYNYGPAGGDIGFDGLNQPEKVANDVVVSFKSSLWYWMTNNAHRHMVVDQDFGATIRAINGKYECDGGNTAAVNSRVGYYKDYCNRLGVDPGNHLTC; this is encoded by the exons atggCACCATCCATCCAAACCTTCATGCAAGCTCTCCTAATATTAATGGCCGGAGCTCTGCTCATTGTCACAGCCCAGAACTGCGGCTGTGCGAGCAACTTGTGCTGCAGCCAGTACGGCTTTTGCGGCACAGGAGAGGCCTACTGCGGCTATAAGTGCCAACGAGGGCCATGCTACACCCCCACCGGCAACGTAGGTGACATTGTCACTGACTCATTCTTTAATGGCATCGCCCAGTGCAAACAGTTCTACACTCGCTCTGCCTTCCTTCAAGCTGCTGCTAAATACCCATACTTCGGTCGTAGTGGGACCATTGATGACAAGAAAAGGGAGATCGCTGCTTATTTCGCTCATGTCACCCAAGAAACTGGAC ACATGTGTCTCATTGAAGAAAACAACGGTGCAAGCAAAGACTACTGTGACAGAACAAAGACGCAGTACCCATGCAATCCAAACAAGAAGTATTACGGACGTGGGCCACTTCAATTGACGTGGAACTACAACTATGGTCCCGCCGGAGGAGACATCGGTTTTGATGGCCTGAACCAGCCGGAGAAGGTGGCCAATGATGTGGTGGTCTCTTTCAAGAGCTCACTTTGGTATTGGATGACTAACAACGCGCACAGGCACATGGTCGTCGACCAAGATTTTGGAGCCACCATCCGAGCCATCAATGGCAAATATGAGTGTGATGGTGGGAACACGGCCGCCGTTAATTCTCGGGTTGGGTACTATAAAGACTATTGCAACAGGCTTGGTGTGGATCCAGGGAATCATCTTACTTGTTAG